The following is a genomic window from candidate division WOR-3 bacterium.
TTAGGATATAATACTATGTTTCTTTTTGGTGATTGATTCTTAAGGAAGTGATAACAGAAAACCTGAATAGTTGTTTTGTTATCCACCAACATAATTAGTGATTTTTTGGGGAATTTGGATAAAAATCGAAACCATTACAAGAAAACCGATTTTTCGGTAGAAAGGAGTAATCACGATGGAAGAAAACAATATTTATAACAATGTCATAAAACAGTTTAATAAAGCAGCGGATTTGATGAGGCTCGATTCCAATATTCGTAAAATATTGGTAACACCGATGAATGAGATCAAAGTTAATTTTCCCGTGAGAATGGACGATGGAAGAATAGAGATGTTCCGTGGATACCGGGTACAGCATAATAACGCCCTGGGTCCTTTTAAAGGTGGAATTCGCTACCACCCAAAGGTTGATATCGATGAGGTTCGCTCCCTTGCAGCGTGGATGACATGGAAAACGGCTATCGCCAATATTCCTTTCGGCGGAGCAAAGGGCGGAATAGAGTTGGAACCAACAAAATATTCAATGAGTGAACTGGAGCGCATTACGAGGCGGTTTACATTTGCTCTGGGTGAAAATATCGGACCGGATTACGATGTTCCTGCTCCTGATGTAAATACTAATGCGCAGATCATGGCATGGATTCTTGACACTTATCTCCAGATGAGGCCAGCACCTGAGCGATATCGCTCCACACATGTTATTACCGGCAAGCCGGTTGAAGCAGGAGGCAGTTTGGGCAGGGATAAAGCCACTGCTCAGGGTGTTGTTTACACAATAGAACAGTGGGCGAAAGATAAGAAATTTGATTTAAAGAATGCTACTTACTTTGTGCAGGGATTTGGAAATGTGGGTTCCTGGACCGCACTTCTTTTAAAGATGCATAATTCAAAGTTGCTGGCGGTTGAAGACGCATCCGGAGCGGTCTACAATGCAAACGGCATTGACCCTGACGACCTGCTGAATTATGCCCGCAAAAACAATAATTTAATAGAGAATTATCCTGAAGCGGATTCTATTAGTCATATGGAATTTCTGTCCTTAAAAGCGGATATTTTTATCCCGGCGGCTTTGGAAAATCAAATTACAAAAGAGACAGCCGGTAGGTTGAATGTCAAACTGGTTGCTGAAGGTGCAAATGGTCCAACAGATTCCGATGGTGATGAAATATTACAGAACAAAGGAATTGATGTAATTCCTGATATCCTGTGCAATGCCGGTGGGGTGGTCGTCAGTTATTTTGAATGGCTTCAGAATAAGCGAAGTGAATTCTGGGAATTGGAAACGGTTGATAAAAAATTACACAAAATAATGATAGATAGTTATGAGCGTGTCAAGAAAGCAGCAGAACAATTTAAAACAGATTACCGTACAGCAGCTTATATTGTTGCTCTTTCACGATTGGATAAAGTTTATAGAGAGCGGGGAATTTTCCCATAATGTGAGAAGAGAGTAATTTACTGGAGAATGAAGTGAGTGAAAACCACATAAAAGAGAGTGTGAATAGATTTAGGTGATTGAAAAATCCCCTGTTCTTAGGGGCTTTGATAGAAAGGGCAGCTTTTTTCAATAATCGATTAAGCTGCCCTTTTTTATGGCTGTAATGGTATCTCTGAAATTCGTCTGGTTTAAAAACGGTAAGTGTGCTTAACCGACAATCATCTTGACTTTGTTTTCATGGTTGGTATACTGGTGTGATGGGAATGAATCAAGAACAGGAATCAGGGAGATGAATTGTGGAGATATTTGAGAAGTTCGCATACTTATACACAAAAGGACCGTATCCTCAATACAGCCGGAGAATGGCGGAGCTGCTTCCCGCGCTCCTGGAACGGTTCGGCGCGAAGCCGCGGACAATGCTGGATTTAGCATGTGGAGAAGGGACATTCGCTGTGGCGATGGCTAAGAAGGGAGTACAGGTGACCGGTGTTGATCTTTCTCCACGGCTACTCGAGTTTGCCCGGAAACATGCTGAAAAAGAGAATGTGGCTGTGGAGTTTCTATGTCAGGATATGTGTTCTTTAAACTTTAAAGAGAGATTTGACCTTGTAACCTGCTGGTATGACAGCCTTAATTACCTTCTGGAATCGGAACAACTGGAAAAGACCTTTACAGGGGTGCATCGCGCATTGAAAGATGGCGGTCTCTTTATCTTTGATATGAATACCATTTACGGACTCTCTTTAATCTGGCAGCGCCATCCCTGTTATGTTCAACAGGATACTCCTGAGCTGTTTGAAGTCCATTGCCCGAGTTATGATTCTGAGAAGAAGATCGCCACCCTGAGAATCATCGGATTTATAAAAGAGAAGAACGGATGGACCAGAATCGACGAAGAGCATAAGGAACGTGGATATTCAATAGCGGAGAT
Proteins encoded in this region:
- a CDS encoding Glu/Leu/Phe/Val dehydrogenase, whose protein sequence is MEENNIYNNVIKQFNKAADLMRLDSNIRKILVTPMNEIKVNFPVRMDDGRIEMFRGYRVQHNNALGPFKGGIRYHPKVDIDEVRSLAAWMTWKTAIANIPFGGAKGGIELEPTKYSMSELERITRRFTFALGENIGPDYDVPAPDVNTNAQIMAWILDTYLQMRPAPERYRSTHVITGKPVEAGGSLGRDKATAQGVVYTIEQWAKDKKFDLKNATYFVQGFGNVGSWTALLLKMHNSKLLAVEDASGAVYNANGIDPDDLLNYARKNNNLIENYPEADSISHMEFLSLKADIFIPAALENQITKETAGRLNVKLVAEGANGPTDSDGDEILQNKGIDVIPDILCNAGGVVVSYFEWLQNKRSEFWELETVDKKLHKIMIDSYERVKKAAEQFKTDYRTAAYIVALSRLDKVYRERGIFP
- a CDS encoding class I SAM-dependent methyltransferase, with protein sequence MEIFEKFAYLYTKGPYPQYSRRMAELLPALLERFGAKPRTMLDLACGEGTFAVAMAKKGVQVTGVDLSPRLLEFARKHAEKENVAVEFLCQDMCSLNFKERFDLVTCWYDSLNYLLESEQLEKTFTGVHRALKDGGLFIFDMNTIYGLSLIWQRHPCYVQQDTPELFEVHCPSYDSEKKIATLRIIGFIKEKNGWTRIDEEHKERGYSIAEIRESLKRSDLRELACWGNIQEMSEPKPDSGRVWFITKTG